A genomic region of Pseudomonas sp. MPC6 contains the following coding sequences:
- the aliB gene encoding cyclohexanecarboxyl-CoA dehydrogenase encodes MNFAFDEQQNAIRESVARFSAEVLAPGYRKRDISGQIERTVIRQMGEMGLLGGELPEEFGGSGLDCVTAGIIIEEISRGDFNVGYIPLLASLNGQIIAQHASPELAKEWLGAITGGQKIVCIALTEPSGGSDAASLRMKAERKGDTYVLNGEKTSISMADQADVAVVFARTGTQESRANGISAFLVPMTLPGISTTRFEDAGQRAIGRGSIFFDNVEVHASHRLGDEGKGFKQVMQGFDYSRALIGLQCLAIAQQSLDETWKWLTEREAFGQQLAAFQGLTHPLAEFQTYVQAARLQCYYALWLKDTGQPHNAEAAMNKWWGPKLAFDVVKQCLLAHGHTGWGEDLPFAQRLRDVLGLQIGDGTAQIMKNIIAREYIPK; translated from the coding sequence ATGAACTTCGCATTCGACGAACAACAAAACGCTATTCGTGAAAGCGTTGCCCGCTTTAGCGCCGAAGTACTTGCGCCCGGTTACCGCAAGCGCGACATCAGCGGCCAGATTGAACGCACGGTGATCCGGCAGATGGGTGAAATGGGTCTGCTCGGCGGCGAACTGCCGGAAGAATTCGGTGGCAGCGGCCTGGACTGCGTGACCGCCGGCATCATCATCGAGGAGATCTCGCGCGGTGATTTCAACGTGGGTTACATACCACTGCTGGCTTCGCTGAACGGCCAGATCATCGCCCAACACGCCTCGCCTGAGCTAGCCAAAGAATGGCTGGGCGCAATTACTGGCGGGCAGAAAATCGTCTGCATCGCCCTGACCGAACCCAGTGGCGGCTCAGACGCCGCGAGCCTGCGGATGAAGGCCGAGCGCAAGGGCGACACCTATGTGCTCAATGGCGAGAAGACCTCCATCTCGATGGCCGATCAGGCCGACGTTGCGGTGGTCTTTGCCCGCACCGGCACCCAGGAATCCCGCGCCAACGGTATCAGTGCCTTCCTGGTTCCGATGACGTTGCCCGGCATCAGCACCACCCGCTTTGAAGACGCCGGCCAGCGCGCCATCGGACGTGGTTCGATCTTCTTCGACAACGTCGAGGTGCATGCCAGCCATCGCCTGGGCGATGAAGGCAAAGGCTTCAAGCAAGTGATGCAGGGCTTCGATTACAGCCGCGCGTTGATTGGCCTGCAGTGCCTGGCGATAGCCCAGCAATCGCTGGATGAGACCTGGAAATGGCTGACCGAGCGCGAGGCATTCGGGCAGCAACTGGCGGCATTCCAGGGTTTGACTCACCCTCTGGCGGAATTCCAGACCTACGTGCAAGCTGCGCGTCTGCAGTGTTACTACGCGCTATGGCTCAAAGATACTGGACAACCGCACAACGCCGAAGCGGCGATGAACAAGTGGTGGGGACCCAAGTTGGCGTTTGACGTGGTCAAGCAGTGCCTGCTCGCCCATGGCCACACCGGTTGGGGTGAAGATCTGCCATTTGCCCAGCGTCTTCGTGATGTACTTGGCCTGCAGATCGGTGACGGTACTGCGCAAATCATGAAAAATATCATCGCTCG
- the badI gene encoding 2-ketocyclohexanecarboxyl-CoA hydrolase — translation MHYEDILYTEVEGVATITINRPDRYNAFRGQTCMELIHAFNRAGWNKEVGVIVFTGAGDKAFCTGGDQGAHEGQYDGRGLIGLPVEELQGLIREVPKPVIARVNGFAIGGGHVLHVVCDLTIASEKAVFGQVGPKVGSVDPGFGTAYLGRIIGEKRAREIWYLCRKYSAQQAYDWGLVNAVVPHEELDAEVQKWCDEILEKSPTALSIAKRSFNADSANIAGIGALGMQALSLYYDTEESKEGVAAFKEKRKPEFRKFYK, via the coding sequence ATGCATTACGAAGACATTCTGTACACCGAAGTCGAAGGTGTTGCGACCATCACCATCAACCGTCCTGATCGCTACAACGCGTTCCGCGGCCAGACCTGCATGGAGCTGATCCACGCCTTCAACCGTGCTGGCTGGAACAAGGAAGTGGGCGTCATCGTGTTCACCGGTGCCGGCGACAAAGCGTTCTGCACCGGCGGCGACCAGGGGGCCCATGAAGGCCAGTACGATGGCCGCGGCCTGATCGGCCTGCCGGTAGAAGAGTTGCAGGGCCTGATCCGTGAAGTGCCCAAGCCGGTAATCGCACGCGTCAACGGCTTTGCCATCGGCGGCGGTCACGTCCTGCACGTCGTCTGCGACCTGACCATCGCGTCCGAAAAAGCCGTGTTCGGCCAGGTCGGCCCGAAAGTCGGCTCGGTAGATCCGGGCTTCGGCACGGCCTATCTGGGGCGCATCATCGGCGAAAAACGCGCCCGCGAGATTTGGTACCTGTGCCGCAAATACAGCGCCCAGCAAGCTTACGACTGGGGCCTGGTCAACGCGGTCGTGCCACATGAAGAGCTGGATGCCGAAGTGCAGAAATGGTGTGACGAGATTCTCGAGAAGAGTCCGACCGCCCTCTCCATCGCCAAGCGCTCATTCAACGCCGACAGCGCCAATATCGCCGGCATCGGTGCCCTCGGCATGCAGGCCCTGAGCCTGTATTACGACACCGAAGAGTCCAAGGAAGGCGTCGCCGCGTTCAAGGAAAAACGTAAGCCCGAGTTCCGCAAATTCTACAAGTGA
- a CDS encoding SDR family oxidoreductase — translation MKGLIGRTVIITGGGGGIGRAVSLRFAAEGCLVAVLDRDASAAQTTVDLINEADSKAKAKAYAADITDYAAIVDTVAAIEKDLGVPTVLVNNAGFDRFMPFLKTEPAMWQQLISINLTGALNMHHVVLPKMLEAGGGKVINVASDAARVGSSGEAVYAACKAGLVGLSKALARELATKNINFNVVCPGPTDTALLKSVAATSSNPEKLMEAFKNAVPMRRLGQPEDYPGIIALLASDDANFITGQVISVSGGLTMAG, via the coding sequence ATGAAAGGTCTTATTGGAAGAACCGTAATCATCACCGGCGGCGGTGGCGGCATTGGTCGGGCCGTGAGCCTGCGCTTCGCTGCCGAAGGCTGCCTGGTCGCCGTACTTGATCGCGATGCCAGTGCCGCACAAACCACCGTCGACCTGATCAACGAAGCGGACAGCAAGGCCAAGGCCAAGGCTTACGCCGCCGACATCACCGATTACGCCGCCATTGTCGACACCGTCGCGGCCATTGAAAAAGACCTCGGTGTACCGACCGTACTGGTTAACAACGCAGGCTTCGACCGCTTCATGCCGTTCCTCAAAACCGAGCCGGCCATGTGGCAACAGTTGATCTCGATCAACCTGACCGGGGCGCTGAACATGCACCACGTGGTCCTGCCGAAGATGCTTGAAGCGGGGGGTGGCAAGGTCATCAATGTGGCTTCCGATGCGGCCCGTGTCGGTTCCTCCGGCGAAGCCGTTTACGCCGCCTGCAAGGCGGGACTGGTCGGTCTGTCGAAAGCCCTGGCGCGGGAACTGGCGACCAAAAACATCAACTTCAATGTGGTCTGCCCCGGCCCGACCGATACCGCCCTGCTCAAAAGCGTAGCGGCGACCTCGAGCAACCCGGAAAAGCTGATGGAAGCCTTCAAGAACGCCGTGCCGATGCGCCGCCTCGGTCAACCGGAAGACTACCCGGGGATCATCGCCCTGCTGGCCAGCGACGACGCCAATTTCATCACCGGACAGGTTATTTCCGTGTCCGGCGGCCTGACCATGGCCGGTTAA
- a CDS encoding AMP-binding protein, with the protein MTTKTNMQPERRSAMIESGAWNDNIITDYLDQAVLTAPDSVAVIAYRVNEDERQAFSYRELDSLVTRMAAGLAALGVAKADVVSCQLPNGWQITALHLACVRIGAILNPLMPIFRERELAFMLGHAQSRVLVIPHHFRGFDHAAMVQGMRGELPALEHVLVIGGDHRADGFEQVLLQRAWEEETDTAALFAERRLGGDDVVQLLYTSGTTGEPKGVLHTSNTLFSNVRPYAERLQLGSADIVFMASPIAHQTGFLYGLMMPIYLKSTAVLQDIWDPRFAVKVIEAERPTFTMASTPFLTDLIDMAPDHREALSSLQTFVAAGAPIPSALVEKAGTAVNAKVISAWGMTESGAVTMTRPHDDAQCAIHTDGLPLPFMEVNIVDEDGREVSRDTEGNLLVRGGSLFVGYLKRPELYGVDDHGWFATGDLARMDEQGYIRITGRTKDVVIRGGENIPVVEIENLLYKHPAICAVALVGCPDPRLGERLCAYVTLHNGHSSLTLEEVVSFLLQQRLTKNYLPEYLEVLPALPRTPSGKIQKFKLRELAMDIRLGSATRQ; encoded by the coding sequence ATGACTACCAAGACAAACATGCAGCCAGAACGACGTTCCGCCATGATTGAGTCAGGTGCATGGAATGACAATATCATTACAGACTATCTGGATCAGGCGGTGCTGACCGCGCCAGATTCGGTGGCGGTGATTGCCTACCGGGTGAACGAGGATGAACGGCAGGCTTTCAGCTACCGCGAATTGGATAGCCTGGTGACTCGCATGGCGGCGGGGCTGGCGGCATTGGGTGTCGCCAAGGCAGACGTGGTGTCTTGCCAGCTGCCAAACGGGTGGCAGATCACCGCGCTGCACCTGGCCTGCGTACGTATCGGCGCGATTCTCAATCCTCTGATGCCGATTTTTCGTGAGCGCGAGCTTGCCTTCATGCTCGGCCACGCACAGAGCCGGGTGCTGGTGATCCCGCATCACTTCCGAGGGTTCGATCACGCCGCCATGGTGCAAGGAATGCGCGGCGAGTTGCCCGCGCTCGAGCATGTACTGGTGATAGGTGGCGACCACCGCGCTGACGGTTTCGAGCAGGTCTTGCTGCAACGCGCCTGGGAGGAAGAAACAGACACGGCGGCGTTGTTTGCCGAACGCCGCCTGGGCGGTGACGATGTCGTGCAGCTGCTTTACACCTCGGGCACGACCGGCGAGCCCAAGGGCGTATTGCACACCTCCAACACCCTGTTCAGCAACGTACGCCCCTATGCCGAACGCTTGCAGCTGGGGTCTGCAGATATCGTCTTCATGGCCTCGCCCATCGCGCACCAGACCGGCTTCCTCTACGGGCTGATGATGCCGATTTACCTGAAAAGCACCGCGGTGCTGCAGGACATCTGGGATCCACGCTTCGCGGTAAAAGTCATTGAAGCCGAACGGCCGACCTTCACCATGGCGTCGACACCTTTCCTGACCGATCTGATCGATATGGCCCCCGATCACCGCGAAGCGCTGTCATCGCTGCAGACCTTTGTTGCCGCGGGCGCCCCTATCCCCAGCGCCCTGGTGGAAAAGGCCGGTACGGCGGTCAACGCCAAGGTGATTTCCGCCTGGGGAATGACCGAGAGTGGCGCGGTGACCATGACCCGCCCACACGACGATGCCCAGTGCGCCATTCATACCGATGGCCTGCCCCTGCCGTTCATGGAGGTGAACATCGTCGATGAGGATGGTCGGGAAGTCTCCCGCGACACGGAAGGCAACTTGTTGGTACGCGGCGGCAGTCTGTTCGTCGGCTATCTCAAGCGCCCCGAACTTTACGGCGTGGACGACCATGGCTGGTTCGCTACCGGCGACCTGGCGCGCATGGACGAACAGGGTTACATCCGCATCACGGGTCGCACCAAAGATGTGGTTATTCGCGGCGGCGAAAACATTCCCGTGGTGGAGATCGAAAACCTGCTCTACAAGCACCCGGCCATTTGTGCCGTGGCGCTGGTTGGTTGCCCGGACCCACGCCTGGGAGAGCGCCTGTGCGCTTATGTGACGCTGCACAACGGCCACTCCAGCCTGACGCTGGAAGAAGTGGTGAGCTTCCTCCTGCAACAGCGCCTGACCAAGAACTACCTGCCCGAATACCTGGAAGTGCTGCCGGCCTTGCCGCGCACCCCATCGGGAAAAATCCAGAAATTCAAATTGCGCGAACTGGCCATGGATATCCGGCTGGGTTCAGCCACGCGCCAATGA
- a CDS encoding enoyl-CoA hydratase, which yields MPYDNILVERHESVGLIRLNRPAMHNALSDALMSELGEALRAFERDDGIRAMVITGNDKAFAAGADIVELQFKGFADVYLENFVTANWEEVTRCRKPVIAAVGGLALGGGCELAMMCDLIIAADSARFGQPEVKVGTLPGAGGTQRLARAVGKAKTMDLCLTGRTMDAAEAERSGLVSRVVPAASLLDEALQIARQIAEFSAMAVRLNKEAVDRAFETTLAEGVHFERRLLHACFASEDQKEGMQAFVQKRKPLWKHR from the coding sequence ATGCCCTACGACAATATTTTGGTGGAGCGTCATGAGAGCGTCGGTCTGATCCGGCTCAATCGACCCGCGATGCACAATGCGTTGAGCGACGCGCTGATGAGTGAGTTGGGCGAGGCATTGCGTGCCTTCGAACGGGATGACGGCATCCGCGCCATGGTGATTACCGGTAACGACAAGGCCTTCGCCGCCGGTGCCGATATCGTCGAGTTGCAGTTCAAGGGGTTCGCTGACGTCTATCTGGAAAATTTTGTGACGGCGAACTGGGAGGAGGTGACCCGCTGCCGCAAGCCGGTGATCGCTGCGGTCGGCGGGCTGGCTTTGGGCGGCGGGTGCGAGCTGGCGATGATGTGCGACCTGATCATCGCGGCCGACAGTGCGCGTTTTGGTCAACCGGAAGTGAAGGTCGGCACGCTGCCGGGTGCCGGCGGTACCCAGCGCCTGGCCCGCGCGGTAGGCAAGGCCAAGACCATGGACCTGTGCCTGACCGGGCGCACGATGGATGCGGCCGAAGCGGAGCGCAGCGGGTTGGTCAGCCGCGTCGTGCCGGCGGCGAGCCTTTTGGACGAAGCACTGCAGATCGCCCGGCAGATCGCCGAATTTTCGGCGATGGCCGTCAGGCTCAATAAAGAAGCGGTCGATCGTGCCTTTGAAACCACCCTGGCCGAGGGCGTGCATTTTGAGCGGCGCCTGCTGCACGCCTGCTTTGCCAGCGAAGATCAGAAGGAAGGCATGCAGGCGTTCGTGCAAAAGCGAAAACCACTGTGGAAACACCGTTGA
- a CDS encoding acyl-CoA dehydrogenase family protein, translating into MDINYTPAELEFRDEVRAFLSAAVPDDIAAKVRLGKHLDKEDHLRWQGVLARRGWYAANWPVEQGGTGWSVVQRHIFEEECAAFGAPRLISFGVNMVAPVIMKFGSEAQKAYYLPRILSGEDWWCQGYSEPGAGSDLASLKTRAVLDGDHYVVNGQKTWTTLGQHANLIFCLVRTDPQAQQQRGISFLLIDMATPGVTVRPIITLEGEHEVNEVFFDNVRVPVANRVGEENKGWTCAKFLLTHERTGQAGIAQSKAALAQLKSVASQELRNGLPLLDDPLFRVQVAEVEMQLMAIEMSTLRILAAVQGGGVPGAQSSMLKIKGSEIRQAISHLMRKVLGVHALPFAEEELDYAFAGELLHTDYSAAPAGQYFNLRKLSIYGGSNEIQKNIIAKMILEL; encoded by the coding sequence ATGGACATCAACTACACCCCCGCCGAACTTGAGTTTCGCGATGAGGTACGCGCCTTCCTCAGCGCTGCCGTACCTGACGACATTGCTGCAAAAGTTCGCCTCGGCAAGCATCTCGACAAGGAAGACCACCTGCGTTGGCAAGGGGTGCTGGCCAGGCGCGGCTGGTACGCCGCCAACTGGCCGGTAGAGCAGGGTGGTACTGGCTGGAGCGTGGTACAGCGCCACATCTTCGAAGAGGAGTGCGCCGCGTTCGGTGCGCCGCGGTTGATCTCGTTCGGGGTCAACATGGTCGCCCCGGTGATCATGAAGTTCGGCAGTGAGGCGCAAAAGGCCTACTACCTGCCGCGCATCCTGTCCGGGGAAGACTGGTGGTGCCAGGGCTACTCCGAGCCGGGAGCCGGTTCCGACCTTGCCAGCCTGAAAACCCGCGCGGTGCTGGACGGCGACCACTACGTGGTCAATGGCCAGAAAACCTGGACCACCCTCGGTCAGCACGCCAACCTGATTTTCTGCCTGGTGCGCACTGACCCACAAGCCCAGCAGCAGCGCGGCATTTCCTTTCTGTTGATCGATATGGCGACGCCAGGCGTCACGGTGCGGCCCATCATCACCCTGGAGGGCGAGCACGAAGTCAATGAAGTGTTTTTCGACAACGTGCGTGTGCCCGTCGCCAATCGGGTGGGTGAAGAAAACAAGGGCTGGACATGCGCCAAGTTCCTGTTGACCCATGAGCGCACCGGTCAGGCGGGCATTGCCCAGTCCAAGGCAGCGCTGGCGCAACTCAAATCGGTCGCATCTCAGGAATTGCGTAACGGCCTGCCGCTGCTGGATGACCCGCTGTTTCGGGTACAAGTTGCCGAAGTGGAAATGCAATTGATGGCCATCGAGATGAGCACGCTGCGCATCCTCGCGGCCGTGCAGGGCGGTGGTGTGCCTGGGGCGCAAAGTTCGATGCTGAAGATCAAGGGGTCCGAGATTCGCCAGGCGATCAGCCACCTGATGCGCAAAGTGTTGGGCGTGCATGCCTTGCCTTTCGCCGAGGAAGAGCTGGACTACGCCTTTGCCGGTGAGCTGTTGCACACCGACTACAGTGCCGCGCCAGCCGGCCAGTATTTCAACCTGCGCAAGCTGTCCATCTACGGCGGCTCCAACGAAATCCAGAAGAACATCATTGCCAAGATGATTCTTGAGCTCTAA
- a CDS encoding acyl-CoA dehydrogenase family protein, whose product MDFNLSEEQQMLQDTVARLTRDRYSFEQREQFYRSETGFSREFWNQLGELGLSAVPLAEEYGGFGGSGVDTLLVMTELGRNLCLEPYLQSQIHGAGLLQQLGSADQRGQWLPQVATGELQLAVALEERQSHYHLHDVQSRAEAVEGGWRLTGHKCAVVGGHSAGLILVSARTAGGALDESGISLFLLDPQAAGVRRREYPCIDGPRACDLYLDGVVLQHNHLLGPAGQALAALRYQQGRAVAAQCAEAIGNMQEAFSLTLDYLKTRQQFSAPIGKLQVLQHRMADMRGELELAISMATLAACIADDPDSDERSRGLAAAKFIVTRAARFIAEQAIQLHGGIGMTWEYNLAHHAKRLVMLSHQLGDDDHHLQAYADLMRNA is encoded by the coding sequence ATGGACTTCAATCTCAGCGAAGAGCAGCAGATGCTGCAAGACACCGTCGCCCGTTTGACGCGCGACCGTTACAGCTTTGAACAGCGTGAGCAGTTTTACCGCAGCGAGACGGGATTTAGCCGTGAGTTCTGGAACCAGCTCGGTGAGTTGGGCCTGAGCGCCGTACCCCTTGCCGAGGAATACGGTGGCTTCGGCGGCAGTGGCGTCGACACCCTGCTGGTGATGACTGAACTGGGCCGCAACCTGTGCCTGGAACCTTATCTTCAGTCGCAAATACACGGCGCCGGACTGCTGCAGCAACTGGGCAGCGCGGACCAGCGTGGCCAATGGTTGCCGCAAGTGGCGACCGGTGAGCTGCAGCTCGCGGTGGCACTGGAAGAACGCCAGAGCCACTATCACCTGCACGATGTGCAGAGCCGCGCCGAAGCCGTCGAGGGCGGATGGCGCCTGACCGGGCATAAATGCGCGGTGGTCGGCGGCCACAGCGCCGGTCTCATTCTGGTCTCGGCGCGCACCGCTGGCGGCGCTCTCGACGAGTCCGGCATCAGCCTGTTTCTGCTGGACCCGCAGGCAGCGGGTGTGCGCCGCCGTGAATACCCGTGCATCGATGGCCCCCGCGCGTGCGACCTGTATTTGGATGGCGTCGTGCTCCAGCACAATCACCTGCTGGGTCCTGCCGGCCAAGCGCTTGCGGCATTGCGTTACCAGCAAGGGCGGGCGGTGGCGGCGCAATGCGCGGAGGCGATCGGCAATATGCAGGAAGCCTTCAGTCTGACGCTGGACTATCTGAAAACCCGTCAGCAGTTCAGCGCGCCGATCGGCAAGTTGCAGGTGTTGCAACACCGCATGGCGGACATGCGTGGCGAGCTGGAATTGGCGATTTCCATGGCCACGCTGGCCGCCTGTATCGCTGACGACCCCGACAGTGACGAACGCAGTCGCGGTCTGGCCGCCGCCAAGTTCATCGTCACTCGCGCCGCCCGGTTCATTGCCGAGCAAGCGATTCAATTGCACGGCGGCATCGGCATGACCTGGGAATACAACCTTGCCCACCATGCCAAGCGTCTGGTCATGCTCAGCCACCAGTTGGGCGACGACGACCATCATTTGCAGGCCTATGCCGATTTGATGCGCAACGCCTGA
- a CDS encoding electron transfer flavoprotein subunit beta/FixA family protein, producing the protein MKVLVAVKRVLDYNVKVRVKADTSGVDLANVKMSMNPFCEIAVEEAVRLKEQGIASEIVVVSVGPSTAQEQLRTALALGADRAILVECAEDLTSLAVAKLLKAVVDKEQPQLVILGKQAIDSDNNQTGQMLAALSGYGQGTFASKVEISGDTVAVTREVDGGAQTVALKLPVIVTTDLRLNEPRYASLPNIMKAKKKPLEVVTADALGVSTASTNTTLKVEAPAARSAGIMVKSVAELVEKLKNEAKVI; encoded by the coding sequence ATGAAAGTACTGGTCGCGGTAAAACGTGTGCTCGATTACAACGTCAAGGTTCGCGTCAAGGCGGACACTTCCGGCGTCGACCTCGCCAACGTCAAGATGTCGATGAACCCGTTCTGCGAAATTGCCGTGGAAGAAGCCGTACGCTTGAAAGAGCAGGGCATTGCCAGCGAGATCGTCGTTGTCAGCGTCGGTCCCTCCACCGCCCAGGAGCAACTGCGCACCGCGCTGGCGCTGGGGGCCGATCGCGCCATCCTCGTCGAATGCGCTGAAGACCTGACGTCCCTGGCGGTGGCCAAGCTGCTCAAGGCTGTAGTCGACAAGGAACAGCCGCAACTGGTGATCCTTGGCAAACAAGCCATCGACAGCGACAACAACCAGACTGGCCAGATGCTCGCAGCATTGAGCGGTTATGGTCAGGGCACGTTCGCATCCAAAGTCGAGATCAGCGGCGACACGGTTGCCGTGACTCGCGAAGTCGACGGCGGCGCGCAGACGGTTGCCCTGAAACTGCCGGTGATCGTCACCACCGACCTGCGTTTGAACGAGCCGCGCTACGCGTCGCTGCCCAACATCATGAAAGCCAAGAAGAAGCCTCTCGAAGTAGTGACTGCGGACGCTTTGGGCGTTTCCACCGCCTCCACTAACACCACCTTGAAAGTCGAAGCGCCGGCTGCACGCAGCGCGGGGATCATGGTCAAGTCGGTGGCTGAGTTGGTCGAGAAACTGAAAAACGAAGCGAAGGTGATCTGA
- a CDS encoding FAD-binding protein yields the protein MTILVIADYSKDAQDNTVLAPATLNTVAAAVKIGGDIHVLVAGAFVGAVAEAAANIAGVAKVLVADNAAYAHQLPENVAPLVAALVQEAGAAGYSHILAAATSNGKNILPRVAAQLDVDQISEIISVESADTFKRPIYAGNAIATVQSNASVKVITVRATGFDPVAAEGGSAAVEAVAAAHDAGISSFVGEALAKSDRPELTAAKIVVSGGRGLQNGDNFKYLYTLADKLGAAVGASRAAVDAGFVPNDMQVGQTGKIVAPQLYIAVGISGAIQHLAGMKDSKVIVAINKDEEAPIFQIADYGLVADLFEAVPALEHAL from the coding sequence ATGACTATTTTGGTGATTGCTGACTATTCCAAAGACGCGCAGGACAACACAGTGCTGGCCCCGGCCACGCTGAACACCGTGGCGGCCGCTGTCAAAATCGGTGGTGATATTCATGTGCTGGTGGCCGGCGCTTTTGTCGGCGCGGTGGCTGAAGCCGCGGCGAACATCGCGGGCGTGGCCAAAGTGCTGGTGGCCGACAACGCCGCCTACGCGCATCAGCTGCCGGAAAACGTCGCTCCCCTGGTTGCAGCTCTTGTTCAAGAAGCAGGGGCTGCGGGCTACAGCCACATCCTGGCTGCCGCCACTTCCAACGGCAAAAACATCCTGCCGCGCGTTGCCGCGCAGCTGGACGTTGACCAGATCTCCGAGATCATCTCGGTAGAAAGCGCTGACACCTTCAAGCGCCCGATCTATGCCGGTAATGCCATCGCCACTGTGCAGTCAAATGCATCGGTCAAAGTGATCACCGTGCGGGCCACCGGTTTTGACCCGGTCGCTGCTGAAGGGGGTTCGGCGGCTGTTGAAGCCGTTGCGGCTGCCCACGACGCTGGCATCTCCAGCTTCGTTGGCGAAGCACTGGCCAAGTCCGATCGCCCGGAACTGACCGCTGCCAAAATCGTCGTGTCCGGCGGCCGTGGCCTGCAGAACGGCGACAACTTCAAATACCTGTACACCCTGGCCGACAAGCTGGGCGCGGCTGTTGGCGCTTCCCGCGCCGCGGTCGACGCCGGTTTCGTCCCCAACGACATGCAGGTCGGACAGACCGGCAAGATCGTCGCGCCACAGCTGTACATCGCGGTCGGTATCTCCGGCGCGATCCAGCACCTGGCCGGCATGAAAGACTCTAAAGTGATCGTGGCGATCAACAAGGACGAAGAGGCGCCGATCTTCCAGATCGCCGATTACGGCCTGGTG